The nucleotide window GCCTCCGCTCGAGCCGGCTGGCCAGGTGCGACAGCGGCAGGTTGATCAGCAGGTACAGACCTGCCACGCAGAACCAGATCTCGAAGGTCGAGAACGAGGTGGTAATGGCCTCGCGGCCGCTCTTGGTCAGTTCGGTGATCGCGATCACCGAAACCAGCGAGGTGTCCTTGACCAGGCTGATGAACTGGCCAGCCAACGGCGGCAGCACGCGCTTGAAAGCCTGCGGCAGGATCACGTGGCGCATCGACTGGCCAGCGTTCAGGCCCAGCGAGCGCGCGGCTTCGTTCTGGCCCTTGGTGATGGACTGCACGCCAGCACGGACGATTTCAGCCACGTAGGCGCCCGTGAACAGTGCCAGCGCCGCCACCCCGGCGAACTCGCGGGACAGGTTGAGCACGGTGCCGATGAAGAAGTAGAAAATGAAGATCTGCACCAGCAGCGGCGTGCCGCGCACCAGTTCGACATAAACGGTCGAGAGGTCACGCAGGGTCGGGTTGCTGGACAACCGGCACAAGCCCGCGAACAAGCCGATGACCAGGCCCAGCGCGCCGGATACCACCGACAGCCACAACGTGGTCCACAGGCCCCAGGCCAGCGGGCCGGCTGCCCAATGGCGGGTGACGCCAATCTGGTCGCCTTCGGCCACATCGTCGCCGCGGCTCAGTTGCAGGCTGTCCTTGGCCACTTCAAGCACCTGCTCGTCACCTTGCTCGTCCTTCAGCGTGACGCGGGCGTTATCGCCGGCAATGACAATCTCCTGCACGGTGCCATAACCGGCAGCGCGCTGAACGTCTTCAGCCTTGTAGGCGAAGTACTGCGGTACGCGGTTCCAGCGCCACTCGTAGGACATCATCGAGGTGGCCATGTACAGGCTGATCGCCAGGCCGACCAGCACCAGGGCGGTCAGCCCGTGCCAGGGCCACTGGGCTTTCTTGTGTTTGATCACGTGGGGTACTTCCGTAAATGCGAACGCGCAGGGTTTGCCTGCGCGTCGGGGTCAAAGCCGGGCTTGTGGCCTGGGCCTTATTCCATGTCCTTCAGCCAGTCCTTGTTCTTGAACCACTTGTCGTGAATACGATCGTAGGTCCCGTCATGCTTGATCTGGTGCAGGAAGTTGTTGATGAAGTTGATGCTGTCGTAGTCGCCTTTCTTCAGGCCGAAGGCCAGCGGCTCGTAGGTGAAGGGCTCTTCGAGGAACAGCAGCTTGCCGGCACCGGCTTTCTCCACGGCTACCACGTTGTATGGGGCGTCGTAGACGAAGGCATCAGCCTTGCCGTTGACCACGTCCATCACCGCTTCCTGTTCGTTGTCGTAGCCGTGGTACTTGGCTTTGCCGATCAACTTCTTGGAGACCATTTCACCGGTGGTGCCCAGCTTGGAGGTCAGGCGGTACTTCTCGTTGTTCAGGTCTTTGTACGACTTGATCTCGCCCGCCAGTTCCTTGCGGATCAGCAGGGTCTGGCCAACCACGATGAAGGGTTCGCTGAAGTTCAGGCGCAGGTTGCGTTCCTGGGTCAGGGTCATGCCGCTGCCGATCATGTCGAACTTGTCGGTCAGCAAGGCCGGGATGATGCCGTCATAAGCCGTGGAGACCGCTTCGAACTTGACGCCCATGGACTTGGCCATGGCCTTGAGAATGTCGACTTCGAAGCCGATGATCTCGCCACGCTTGTTGGTCATCTGGAACGGCATGTAGGTCGGGTCCATGCCCACCTTGAGGGTGCCGCGCTTGACCGCGTCATCGATGGCGCCTGCCTGGGCCGCAGTTACAGCGACCAGGGCGGTTACACCGACCAGCAGTCGCGAAAGGTATTGCTTGATCATCACCAAGTCCCCTAGCAAGAAAAGTAGCGAATCTTATTGTGTTGGCACGGCCGTACCGGCCGAGGCGTCGTATCGGAATGGGATGCTAACGCATGGCGGCTCGGGGACCTAGCGCCGGGGGGGACTTTGTTGGCCAAAATCCGATTAGGCAGGAAGATTGGGGAGCCTTCATCGCCGGCAAGCCAGCTCCCACAGGATTCACATAGGCCAGAGGCTTGCGCAATACCTGTGGGAGCTGGCTTGCCGGCGAATGGGCCGCAAAGCGGCCCCAGGCCGATCAGGCGCCGACGAGTGCCGGTTGGCCTTCGTTCTCGGGGTGCAGCGGCAACAGCGGCGAGTGCGGGTCGTTCTTGATAGAAGCGCGCCACACATCGATCCACGCCGCGTTGTGCTCTGCCCACACCTGCTCGTGCAGGCGGGCCAGCGCCACCGGGTCGCTGAGCAGGGCCAGGCGGGTGTTGAGGTCCAGCCCTTGAGGCCCGACTTCCATGGCCTTGGCCACGCGCTCGGCACGCAGCGCTTCAATCGGCGCCGCCTGGCCATGACGGGCAGTGGCCATGGCGCAAGCCAGGGCGTTCTGCCGTGGGTCGACCACAGCCCGCACAAAGCCGTCATGCAGGGCATGCCAGCGGTTTTCGTGGGTGTACTGGTCGGTAGCCAGCAGCTCTTGCGGGGTGGCGTATTCCTCGGGGATGAGGAACAGCTTCTCGTCCTTGGCGGCCAGGCCTAGACGGGTGCGGCTGGAGATCACCGAAACCGGGATCGACAGCATCAGCGAGCCAACGATTGGCGCCAGCCACCACAGGAAGGCCGGGTTCAGCCAGGCCACCAACCCAGCCCAGGCAATACCCAGCAAGGTTTGCGGGCCGTGGCGACGCATAGCCTCGCCCCACGGCGTGGAGTCGTCGTCACGCTGCGGCGAGTTCCAGGTCGCAGCCCAGCCGAGGAACGCGGCCAGCACGAAGCGGGTGTGGAAGATCATGCGCACCGGGGCCAGCAGCATGGAGAACAGCATCTCCATCAGCATCGACAGGGTGACCTTGACCCGTCCGCCAAACTCGACAGCGCCCTTGGCCCAGATCAGGATGATGCTCAGCAGCTTGGGCAGGAACAGCAACACGATGGTAGTGGAGAACAGCGCCACGGCCTTCTCCGGGTGCCACTGCGGCCATAGCGGGTAGAGCTGGTACGGTTCGATGAAGTACTGCGGCTCCATCAGGGTGTTGGTCGCCAGCAACGCGGTCGACAGCACCAGGAACAGGAACCACAGCGGCGCCGACAGGTACGACATCACCCCGGTAAGGAACACCGCACGGTGTACCGGGTGCATGCCCTTGACCAGGAACAGGCGGAAGTTCATGAGGTTGCCGTGGCACCAGCGGCGGTCGCGCTTGAGCTCGTCGAGCAGGTTGGGCGGCAGCTCTTCGTAGCTGCCCGGCAAGTCGTAGGCGATCCACACGCCCCAGCCGGCACGGCGCATCAGCGCGGCTTCGACGAAGTCGTGGGAAAGGATTGCACCGGCGAACGCGCCCTTGCCCGGCAACGGCGCCAGGGCGCAGTGCTCGATGAACGGCTTCATGCGGATGATCGCGTTGTGGCCCCAATAGTGCGACTCGCCCAGCTGCCAGAAGTGCAGGCCAGCGGTGAACAGTGGGCCGTACACGCGGGTGGCAAACTGCTGCATGCGTGCATAGAGGGTGTCCATGCCCGAAGCTTTCGGCCCGGTCTGGATGATGCCGGCGTCCGGGTTGGCCTCCATCAGGCGCACCAGGCTGCTCAGGCACTCGCCGCTCATGACGCTGTCGGCGTCGAGCACGACCATGTACTTGTACTCGCCACCCCAGCGACGGCAGAAATCGTCGAGGTTGCCGCTCTTGCGCTTCACCCGGCGCCGACGGCGGCGGTAGAAGATGCGCCCGAAGCCTTTGGTTTCACGGCACACGTCCAGCCAGGCTTGTTGTTCGGCCACGGCGATGTCGGTGTCGTTGGTGTCGCTGAGCACGAAGAAGTCGAAACGGTCGAGGTTGCCGCTGGCGGCCACCGACTCGAACGTTGCGCGCAGGCCGGCAAACACGCGCGGCACGTCTTCGTTGCAGATCGGCATC belongs to Pseudomonas putida NBRC 14164 and includes:
- a CDS encoding amino acid ABC transporter permease, translating into MIKHKKAQWPWHGLTALVLVGLAISLYMATSMMSYEWRWNRVPQYFAYKAEDVQRAAGYGTVQEIVIAGDNARVTLKDEQGDEQVLEVAKDSLQLSRGDDVAEGDQIGVTRHWAAGPLAWGLWTTLWLSVVSGALGLVIGLFAGLCRLSSNPTLRDLSTVYVELVRGTPLLVQIFIFYFFIGTVLNLSREFAGVAALALFTGAYVAEIVRAGVQSITKGQNEAARSLGLNAGQSMRHVILPQAFKRVLPPLAGQFISLVKDTSLVSVIAITELTKSGREAITTSFSTFEIWFCVAGLYLLINLPLSHLASRLERRLAQSD
- a CDS encoding transporter substrate-binding domain-containing protein; protein product: MKQYLSRLLVGVTALVAVTAAQAGAIDDAVKRGTLKVGMDPTYMPFQMTNKRGEIIGFEVDILKAMAKSMGVKFEAVSTAYDGIIPALLTDKFDMIGSGMTLTQERNLRLNFSEPFIVVGQTLLIRKELAGEIKSYKDLNNEKYRLTSKLGTTGEMVSKKLIGKAKYHGYDNEQEAVMDVVNGKADAFVYDAPYNVVAVEKAGAGKLLFLEEPFTYEPLAFGLKKGDYDSINFINNFLHQIKHDGTYDRIHDKWFKNKDWLKDME
- the mdoH gene encoding glucans biosynthesis glucosyltransferase MdoH; amino-acid sequence: MSNSNARPVSLGEYLAHLPLSDEQRAELASCTSFSELHQRLAADPAASPTDAVQASVGPRLTVGSAAELEDAEMLGVDGSGRLCLKIAPPIKRTKVVPEPWRTNVLIRMWRRMTGRPNAPQPPKRELPPARWRTVGSIRRYILLTLMIGQTIVAGWYMKGILPYQGWSFVDLDEVLSQPLWDTVVQVWPYALQTSILVLFGILFCWVSAGFWTALMGFLELLTGRDKYKISGSSAGNEPIAPEARTALVMPICNEDVPRVFAGLRATFESVAASGNLDRFDFFVLSDTNDTDIAVAEQQAWLDVCRETKGFGRIFYRRRRRRVKRKSGNLDDFCRRWGGEYKYMVVLDADSVMSGECLSSLVRLMEANPDAGIIQTGPKASGMDTLYARMQQFATRVYGPLFTAGLHFWQLGESHYWGHNAIIRMKPFIEHCALAPLPGKGAFAGAILSHDFVEAALMRRAGWGVWIAYDLPGSYEELPPNLLDELKRDRRWCHGNLMNFRLFLVKGMHPVHRAVFLTGVMSYLSAPLWFLFLVLSTALLATNTLMEPQYFIEPYQLYPLWPQWHPEKAVALFSTTIVLLFLPKLLSIILIWAKGAVEFGGRVKVTLSMLMEMLFSMLLAPVRMIFHTRFVLAAFLGWAATWNSPQRDDDSTPWGEAMRRHGPQTLLGIAWAGLVAWLNPAFLWWLAPIVGSLMLSIPVSVISSRTRLGLAAKDEKLFLIPEEYATPQELLATDQYTHENRWHALHDGFVRAVVDPRQNALACAMATARHGQAAPIEALRAERVAKAMEVGPQGLDLNTRLALLSDPVALARLHEQVWAEHNAAWIDVWRASIKNDPHSPLLPLHPENEGQPALVGA